ATCACCTATAATATAGATGACGGGCTATATGTGTAGCCCGTCACATGTAATCTTGTCATAGGTGACATGCATTGTTCTCATAGGTATGAGTGACGGTCCTTAGTGAAGCACGTCACCTTTCTAGAGCACACAGGTGACAGGTCTAATTGAAGGCAGTCACCTTTGAGCTTGACCTACTAGCAACCGCCCCTTGGGCAGGCTGTTCCCAGTAGGCGTCGGCAGCCATTTTGGGCGACATTGAGGTTGGGCAAGGTTAGTGCTCCAAATTGTTCCGCCAAtccctctccttcttctcctccccCACCTCTTCAATTAATTGTTGAAAAAATCTTGTGTTTTGCGGATGTAGGTGGAGGATAAAAGGTGGATGGGCCTTCCTAGCCATTATTCTCCGCAGTACTTGAGAGGGTTGAAGTCTTTCATGGAGATTGTGAGGGACGACATGGAAGCGAGGTCTAAAACAACAATCTACTGTCTGTGGCTTGATTGCAGAAATGATAAGCAATACTCTGACTTTGAAGTAGTATATGGGCACTTGATCGTTCGTTGATTTCTACCAAATTACACTTGTTGGAATAAGCACAGAGAAGAAGGGCCTAACGAAAGGGTGGAATGGGTAGCCGATCATCAAGAAGGCCTGAACCGCAGGGGAAGGCAGGACGGTGATCAGGATGGGGAAGAAGGCAATGGTGATGACGGTCAAGCTTATGATAAGGAGTGCATTTTGGAGTGCAATGAAGACCAATTTGATGTGTTGGTCGACAATGTTGAAGACATGATCTGTGATGTAAGGAGAGAAGAAGATGAGACAACAGAAGCTCAACTACATTGTACATGGTGATAACCGGGTTGTATATTATCGCGAACTTTTTAATCTTGTCGTGTGACTCATAGAGTTTACCTCACTGGCTCGTTCACATGCATGTGGGCTATGAACGTTAGCAATCAGGACGACGGAATCACATCTCCAAATCACAAAGATTAGAATTGGCAATCCATGTACTCTTCGCAATGTTGTAACCTGATTACTTAGGTTTACAGCAACATTTGTTGACTAACAGCCGTGATTCACTTGAAGCGAGCACTGTAAATAAGCAATGCCTACTCATCGCCAGTCTGACTAATTGAAAATGCCATTTCCAAATCGTTTCTGTGAAAAATGGACACATTGATCCCAAGATAAATTTCAGAGCTACAAAATTAGTATTTTATTTACATGGAAGGTTCTTAATATGCCAGATTAATTGGTCATCAAAAAATGTCAAAAGTACAATAAATATGCAGGAAGCTGATAAACACGATCATTTCTTCTACATTGACCTAGACAACTATCTTCAGTATCCTTGAAAAAAAATATCTTCAGTAATTGGTCATTCAACAAAACACTTATGCCTGCAGGAGCTACAAATGAACAACTCTGTGGAACTGCTAGATACAGATCATGATCTAGCTAGTGTTTCCACCCTTTAGAAAAGCCTTCTGGGGTGTAGGGCTCCAAGAATCCAATGAACTACAAATTATCATAACCAATCAGTTACATGATTGAACATATAATCTGGAAATTGTAGCAAGCTAAAGTTCTGTGATGCATGATAATTGTTGAATATAGAAATGTCATTGGCATCAAGTCTGCCACTTCTCATTAGCTGTCCATGCAAATATATCAAGACAGAAGGAATACAGATCAACAGAAAATTCACCAAGGTCATCAGGATCATGCGAGAATATTAAATTATCAGCCATTGTGCTAATTTAAAAAGGAGGGGTCCCTTGATTGGATCCCTTTTGGAGTCTTCCAAAACCAGATATCAAGTGAACAACCTAAGTGCTCATCAACAGTCCTACACCAACTTTACAGCGATGTTTTTTTACTTCAGTATCTCTTGTTTCAGAAATTAGCACAGTTGCAATGTGACAATGCTCGCATGGGCAACAGCAAACATTGGTGCAACTTATGAGTATTATGTTCAAACTTCTTGGTTTCATAATTTGTGAACTGTATTTTTCCTGCTTGTTTGAAGCATGGAAGTCGCTAAGCAATTTGGAAGTGTGCCCAAGAAGAATCAATAGTTAACTGACTTTATTACATATATGAACTGTTAAGTATATGAAACCAATGTTTTAAGTCTGCAACTGGCAAAATAGAAAACCATTTTTTATACATGCTATAATCTAGGGATTGCGGAAATGTAAAGGGCAAGTAAATTATTGAGTGCCTGGCATTCATTGATGGAGTTTGCTAGTGATATCAGCTACGAATTTGTGTTGTAAACATCTCCACGGTTTTCAATTTCAGAAGCTTGTACTAATACAGAAAAGAGAAAATTGAATTTCCTTTACAGCACAGAACTTGAAAACCATAACTAGGGATTTGAGGTACACCATTTACGTACATCAGCATCCAAGAAACATCAATCATCTCAATAAATAGAAAACTCCTacttgtacctttgcaccatcTTGAGACCATCTGGCGCCATAACCTTCATGCACACGGATTTCAAAACAGGACCATATGGTTGAGTCAGATGAACATTCATCCAGCAACAATCATGTGACAAAGAGTCAATGGCTTCAGATGCGAGTCCGTTCTTGCTGGAATCTGAAGACAAGCAGTGCAACAATAAAATAAACCATAACAGTAGCCTCCAACAGGCATGAGTATCAAGCTGGACCATATCTTTACCACTTCCACTAACGTCGCTCCACCATCCTTTCGTACACCTGTGAACATGTTTGGCCAATGCCCTTGCAGCATCAGTTAAAGAACAACCTCTCACCTCCAGTAGAATAAGACAACCAGTCTTAGGTGAAAGAGAAATTTTAAGTGCTGAGAATTTTGTAATATACAAGAACATGATGTTTGGATGGGACAACATGGAAATAAAATTGGCAGAGTAATAAGAGTTGAACTTACATTTTTTTGATAAGGTAGAGTTGAActtacatttttttattttgataagGTAGAGTTGAACTTACATTTGGTTGGTGTAGTCTCATAGAAGATGATATCAGTACAGACCTTGGAGGAGGTAATCCATCTGGAACTGTTCCAGCTGTTCTAGCCATACCAAGGAGTCGACCCAATCCATCATAACCCAATCCCTGAGAAACATAAGTGAAGCAGAGTATAAACATTTATTTTGGATCAGTCAGAATGTtgtccaaatatttgatgttAAACAGGGGTAAAAACACTAAATTCGTGTAAAAGTAGGGGCATATTCGCAAGGGCAAACTTGTCTCTTCTCAGCTCATTTGACACCGTTACATGCTGTTCACGGATTAGGACTAAACTCTCTCTTCAAATTCAAAAAGTAGGGGCAAAATCACAAAGGGAACAAAAACaagggtaaaatcacaattgTAATCTGGAGTAGGGGTAAGAACGCAATAACCCCATATTACAATTATTCAgggcgtgtttagttggtgaaattttttgggtttgACTACTGTAGaactttcgtttttatttggtaattagtgttcaatcatgtactaattaggcttaaaagattcatctcatcatttccaactaaactgtgcaattagttattttttaaaactacatttaatgcttcatgcatgtgcccaaaaatttgatgtgacagggaatcttgaaaatttttgggaactaaacagggcctcaatATGATGGCAAGAAAAAAAGGTCCCTACGATGCTCTTACCCACATGTGTAGAAACTTCAACCAACAATCTTTTTCAACTAATATGCAAAGAGGAAAGTAAGCTGGATTATGCCGAGTGTATTCACTGTACAATTTTCAATTTATCATAAGAAAGTATATCCACAAGCCTCAATATGATGGCAAGAAAAAAAGGTCCCTACGATGCTCTTACCCACATGTGTAGAAACTTCAACCAACAATCTTTTTCAACTAATATGCAAAGAGGAAAGTAAGCTGGATTATGCCGGTGTATTCACTGTTCAATTTTCAATTTATCATAAGAAAGTATATCCACAATTAttcttaaatttttatttttcatttttttgttccttttttttattttcttcttcttgtttgAGGTGTTTTTCAGCTCTTTGTTGTACTTATATGGTATGTTTGTCCTTTTTCTTCTCTCATTGAAAAAAAAGGTACATCCGTAATGATAGTGAAGAAGATGGCAACGTGATATGTGGAAGAAATTTTGGACAAAATTCTAAAGAGTGACACTCACAGCAAAAATATCAGTCATAGTTGTGTAAGGCTGAACTGATGGCTTTGAAACAGATATTGCTAGGACTCCATAAGACTTTTCCCTTTCGTCCGTATAGAATTTCCTGTATACTTTGACACCTGAAAAGAGAGGGTTAATCCTACTGTGTTGATGAATCTACCAGATCTTTAAAtatcattttcaaaaaaaaagagtggaTACTCCTATCAAACTAATTGTCTACACTGTGCCATGCTTGAATTATTTAATGAGTACATCAACACTGTAGTTTGTTCCAGATCTCAAGGAACAAATGCACTGTATCGATTGGAAAGTCAAGGCATGACAAATGCAGATTAAGTTATTCACTATAACAAGCAAGGATATCATTTTCCAAAAACATTGGCTATGAAAGATCGAAGATGCAGAATACATGAGAGTTGACAAAATTTCAGAAGACAATGCACGAACTACTTCAATAAATTAAACTATTTACCTTCTTCTATTGATGAAATACCAGGAAGGACATTTGAGATTATCTCTGCTTGCGGCATCTCAGAGAACGAACTGTATTTCTTAACTGCCTGAAAAGGAACAAGCAGATACCGACAActttgtaaaaaaaaagtatAAAATGAATGTCTGCATTGATTAAGAAATTAATTGCACATTAAGTATTCCTGAACTATAATCTAAtctattattttataattgagTTCTCCGCAGACATTTACGTTTCACACAAAAAggttattcttcttcttctttttcttaagGATAAGTTATTTAGGTTATGGAAATGAAGTAAAAACATAAGTAAACATACTGGGAAGAGGTAATTATGTAGAAAATAATGCTACCTCAACGTTAAGCAATAGGCATTTATTGAATAGCAGCAAAGAACCTTGTGTAATCCTGGGGCAAAGAGATGACAAAGCACGCATGCATAAATAGATGAGCATATTTGAGTACCATGTAAGGTCTAACCACAAAATATGTACAGAATCCACATTAAGGGTTGATGATTTTAGGAAATATTTTTATAAGCATTGAATTAGTAAGTTTTGTTGGATATTTGTTTGAGCTTTACAAATTTAGTTTTTATAAATAATTCTCATCGATCAACAGCTAGAAAAAATTCGATAAAAGTATCTGAAAGTAACATAACTGCGTACGGATTTGGGCCCAATATTTCGATCCAACGGCGGAAACGAGACGCCAACTCACAAACCCAAAGCCCTGGAGCAGCAGTCTTGCTCAGTTGCTCTCTCCTTCCCCGTTGCGCCGCCCCCTTCTCTTCCGGCGGCGGGCGACCTCCCGAACCCCCGTCGACCATGGAGGCCGACGTCGGCTCCAGGTACGAGATTCCCCGGACCGCGGAGTTCCTCCGGGCGCGCGCCTACACCAGGGTCGCCCTCCAGGTAACCAAGCCCAATTCATTTCTCTCCGATTCGGTGCTCTCTTTCCTGATTCATCGAGAGCTTGTTCGTGGCCGCATCTGATTCGTCGGCTCGGTTTCTTGGCGCCCTAGTTACCCGACGAGATGCTCAAGGACGCCGCGGCGGTGTCAAGGGCGCTGCGGCGGGAGCtcgcctcctccggcggcggcggggtcaggGTGTTCGTGATGGCCGACACGGCGTACAACTCCTGCTGCGTCGACGAGGTGGGCGCGTCACACATTGACGCGCAGTGCGTCGTCCACTACGGCCACGCTTGCATGAGCCCGTGAGCAAACCCGCACGCCCACCTCTACTGTTTGCGTTTCCTGTCGAAAGATTGAACCTCATTTTATCTTCCGATTTTTTTTATCAGTGGTGGATGGGGTTCTTATGTATAGTATTACCGTATTAGGGGGAGTTTTAGTGTCTTGTAGTTAGCTAGTTTCTGTAAACAAGTTTTATTTCGGGGGACAAACACTTGGATGTTCCATTTCTCTCTCTATGGGTTTCATCAAATTTTTCATATGCCATTGACTGAAGAAATCAGGAACATTGAGGTTGGGGATAGAGTTCTATCGTACTGATGGTGATACTGATGAATTCGATGCTCCTGGTTTATTCAGTCGGTGGGATGGGCATGCCAACATTGTTGGTTAATCACGCCTCATGCCATAAAAAAGTATTGTGCTTAGCTGCACAAAATTTAGGAGAAACCTGTTGATAGTAAGATAGAATTTGTTTCCTACAATTTTTCTACTTGTTGGAACCATTTACTGTTTGCTACTCCCTCTGTTTATAcaactttgaccaaatttatagaaagaACCAATAACattacaataccaaatttgtttcattgaatccaCCCTGAAATATATGTTGATAGTGCGTATGTTGGATAGTATAGTTGTTACTTGttactatatttttctatagacttggTCCAAGTTAgtcaagtttgacttaggacaaatctAATATGACATATAAATAAAAATGGGGGGAGCATATGTTTGTGCTAACACTATCACACTGCGAATTTGAAATGTAGAATATCAAATTTGCCAGCTTTCTTCGTACTTGGGAAGGCACCACTGGATGTCGACGCCTGTGCCAGCTCAATTCTGGAGTGCTCAAGGAAAGGCAGTAAGCATATTCTGGTATGGACCAAACTATTTCCTGTTCTTAAATGGGTTTTCTTTAATCCACAGAATAAGCATAGCACCTTCTCATGAGTTCTCGAGTTGACAAATCTGCTAAATCACACTGTCAGATCCAGGGGCggacccagctccggcccaTGACTAGGACCAAATTCAGCGatgtacatgggcctctagtTATTAGACCTTTTCAGTGAATTGGACCTCTAGATTTTAGACAAAAATTAAGAAGTGGTAGTGGAGATTATTGGGACGTGACTAGGGCCACGGCCCGGGTGACCCTAGTGGCAGGCCCACCACTGGTCAGATCAACATGCTAAGAAATGATTGCTTTTGCTACCCATGTAAGGACTCTTCTTAACTATATTAAGGACTTAAGGTAAATGGAGAAAAAATGGGCATGCTTGGATTCATATTTCTTTCACGAGTCaaagctttttttttctgagattaTTATTGTTAGCATTGAGAGCAATATCAGTTAGATCAGTAATAAGATTGTTTCTTTTAGGAAACACATGTTTTGATTTAGGTCATTTGTAATCGAGGCTCAAAAGcaggtgagtacaacttttgctGTTTCCCTGTGCTCTTCGACTCTTCCTATTATGGCGCTAGTAATGGTATATTAGCATAGTGCAATATTTGCATAACATCTTGCTGTTTCCATTATTATGTTAAGTCATGTTTAGGATTTTCGTTGATCCTGAACGTATGAGCGCATAACTAACATTCTAATGAACTTGAttcatttttcctttttaatgCAAAGATATGCACCTCTCTTGCATAATGTCCAAAAAGACTCTGCTCAGTTTTGGTTTCTGTTGATTTAGATTTTCTCCAGTACAGCTGGCGTGTTTGACTGTCTATATTGTTCTATTTGTAATATTCTCGGCTAACATGCCTTACCAAATAGGTTTTATATGGACTGGAGTATGCATATGCATTGGATGACCTTAGACGAACTTTTGAAGAGTTACATAAATCAAATTCCTGCAATTCTGAAGTCAAGTATGCAGACATTTTGTGTTCAGTTATGAGCCCATCATCAAATAATGCAGATGAAAATAATTATCCCCAATCGAGTGGAAACTCTTGCCATGTAGATTTGTCGATAAAGAGTGATGTGTCAACATTTCTGAATAATCGTTGTAGCATGGAATGTTCTAGTTCCACACACAAATACAGCCTTGGTGGTGTTACATGGAATATTTCACCTCAGGAAAAAATGGAGGACTATATAATATTTTGGATTGGACATGATAATTCGGCATTTGCCAACATTGTGCTGACCTTCAATAAATGTGAAATAGgtttgttttcttgtttctcATTTTGTCGCTAACATGCATACCAATTTGATGTATTTCGAGTACAGTCATTTTTACAGTTAAAAGTTCAATTCTTGGTCTTCAGTGCCCAGTTGTCAACTTGAACCTCATGGAATTTGTGATGTAGCTATTAAAGTTCCCTGCATTGTATTGTTTACAACTGCATAAAATTCCTTTTGTGTAATTGATCGTTTTTTATGTATTGCTCTAATACAGGAATCTTCTGCATTTGAATATTGATATTTTCTTTTGCAGTTAGATATGATGCAATAAGAAATCAACTCTCAACAGATGTCTCTCATCTGATGAAAGTTCTTAGGCGAAGGTACCTTTTTTTTCAGCATTCATATACTTTTTCCTGACAATATGTGGTACTCATAACAAAGCGCACATGTACTTGCAGATATTACCTTGTGGAGAAGGCAAAGGATGCAAATATTATTGGAATTTTAGTGGGAACTCTGGGTGTTGGTATGCTTTTctaatttaaataaaaaattattatgCTAGCATGACCTTAGTCATTGGGAACGCGGGATGACTTAGCGATCCGTGTTCTGCTGAAAGTTCAGTAACATGGGTCTGGGATGGCATGGGTCGCTACCTGGATCACGCCTGGTATGCGATCCAACGAGCACAGGAACTAGGAAGGACGATGGTGCCTGGTAGCAAGGACGTGGGTCTGCTTGGATGCTATTGGCTGGCAAGAACGCGGGTCATGGGCTCAATTCTATGTGCATTCTTTTGTGGTGGGCCGGAAAGACAATCAGCCGTTTTTACTATTAGATTCtatcttttttatatatttgtGGTATATGCCTAAATTATCATGGAGATGTGTATTAATTCGGTATCATTCCATGTTTCTGTTCCGGTTTTTTTAGGATCGCGTTCCTCCCTCCCAAACTATCGTCCCAAAGATGTATACCCCTATTGTACATACTTTTCCAATGCAGCGTTCCACATTCCTTGTCCCCTTTCCTTGACCGAATCGACCTGGTAACGCGGTGACTTAAAGCATGACTATCTCTTTAACGAATATTGAGGTGCTGTTAGAATGCCGAGCTCTTTATCAAATAGTGACCTCAGCTTTGAGTTTTGcctagatgttttggtgcgccaTAGAAAGACATCAGGCTATGCAGTACCTGGTCCTAGCCTGATTAGATGACCCAAGGCAGGTTTAGTTGGGCCCGGAAGCACTTCAAGTGGGATGTGCAGGAACTCTATAACTAGTTGATGGTTTGGCAGGACCAGACGCTTCTCTTTCCTTTACTGATCTGCTGATTTCGTCCAGTTAAATGATCATAAATACTGTCACTTCACTTGgagtattattattttttattttctcacgTTTAGCTGGCTTAGAATTTTAGCACAAACACATAGATTTCTTGATGTGGTGCATTCTATTCTTTTGATGATGCAGCTGGTTATCTTCATATAATTGAACAACTGAAAGAAATGATCAGGGCTGCTGGAAAGAAATCTTATACATTGGTCATGGGCCGGCCTAATTCTGCAAAACTTGCAAATTTTCCTGAGGTGGGCTTCTTTAAGTCTGAACTGTTTTCTGTGTCCCTATCTATTTCCACTAACAACTTGTTTTTCCTTTTGGCAGTGCGAAGTTTTTGTTTATGTTTCTTGTGCCCAAACTGCTCTACTGGATAGCAAATATTTTTTAGCTCCAGTTATTACACCTTTTGAAGCTGTATTAGCTTTAAGCAGGTATGCAGCATTAATGTACTCTAGTAGCACCATTGAGTTAATTTTGTCACTCTACTAGCCTGATTAGAAATCTATATGAAGTGCCACATGTGGCATCAGTTTGCGGAATTTTACTATGGTTCTGATGCCAGAAGCAAAATGTTTTCAGGGGAAGAGAGTGGACTGGTGAATATCTTTTGGATTTCAAGGATTTGATCACTTCAGAGAAACAAGAAGTTACAAGCGCAACAGAAGCACGGTTTTCCTTTATCACAGGTGCCTATGTGGAAGATAACTGCACTCAAGGTACATCATATGCTAAGTCTATGCATCCATCACTGTGTGAACAAGTTCTGTACTTTAGTAGTGCTGTGATGGTGGCTTGCTCAtaatcttttatttttcttgaaCTAATTTTACTAGTCACATGTTCTTCATTCAATTGTTTGCCCCCAACAGAAAGTATGGAACAATCAGAAACATCACTTACACTGGCTGAGGTAACAGAAAAGGCACTAAGCATCCAAAACCAAAACAACAACGCTGTCCTTTACCAAGGAAGAGCAATGTCCTCAATCGACTACCTCAAGGCACGTTCATACCGTGGTCTAACTGGAGATTATGAGGGTCCAGCACCTGATTCAATCTTGGTGGGCAGAACGGGGAGGGCAGCTGGTTACAATGACGAGAAAACACAAAGTGCACAATGATGGCAATTGGCAGTTAATCAGTTACTAAAGGTCTCTGGCGAGGAAAACACAGAGAGATCACTTGCACCCTAAAAGGTTCACCATTCTGCAATGcctgttttatttttattgggAAAGATAGATTTACAGACGACCATGGATTTATCGTTGGTGTGCAATACCTGTTTCTAAGGGGAAGGGGAACTAACCTTTGGATGCAGTTCTCTCAGGAGGCACTTTTTCTGTTAGAAACTAGCACATTCGGAGAGTCAGTTTTGATAGTCAAACAGCCCTGCAGATTCCAGAAACTGGCATGATTTCAGAAGTTACAGAAGATATACGTGGTTTGCCACCCATTCTGTAATTGTCCATTATGTTTGTACAAGACACAATTTGCCCTATATATTCTTATTGGCAATTTCTTAATGGACCATTTGGTAATCCTTTACAGCTGCTTTTGTTTGCTTTTATTGCCGGAACAGATGTGAGGCGTCCATGATGACAAGTGACAACTGTTTTTGACATCGATCATGTACGCACTTGGTACACGTACTTGTTAGAAATAAAGGGCCTGTTTAGTTAGCACAAAATTTTTTGGTAACATTTGCAAcattaattagaagtattaaacatagactaattataaaactaattacatggatggatggtaaatcacgagacgaatctattaagtctaattaatttatcattagaggttatttactatAGCACaatattgtctaatcattgtataattaggttcattagattcgtctcgcgatttcacccGGGGTTTATGAAAAGGATTTTGTCAGTTATtcacatttaatatttctaattagtggtcaaatgttCAAAGTTATTGTAGCGCATGAAAATTTTGGTAACTAATACTTCAGTTGTATATATACGAGTCGCAAAAAGTTGTACTTAATGCATTTTGTAGGTAAAGAAATCCGAAATAATCTCATAAACAATGGTCTACCGTTGGTTCAGCAGAAGTTGAAAGAACTCTAAGCAAAGAGGATGGTTTTGGTGACAAGCATGATATTGGAATTCCTATTCTACTATAATACTCGTTGCTGTGATACTTCTCAAGTACATGATGACTACACTAACATGTACATAATATGTCTTATATCTTCGGCTAATCTTCGGCTTACTTCTTCGGGGCAAAAGCGTTTGTATTCCTACCCTTGTTCTGCAGCGAAATAATGATTTTGCTCTTACttttaactttgtgattttacccttaCGATTTCCAAATGAATGTAGACTTTACCCTTGATCTGTTAAGTCCCTCTAATGATGTTAATTTTTGGATAAATTGATAATTTTGCTCATGCGTTTTTGCCCCTATTTATTATGACAATTGTGCTTTTACCCCTGTATTAGATCAGCAAGTTGACCTCTGTATTTTTTCAACTTCTTCTCTCGTTTATTTCCTGCACTTAGGAATTAATTATTGCTCCATTGTTTAGACTAGTATTTTTGCGTTTCATGCTGTTTACTCATTGCTCCACTAGTGCCGACAGAGACAGCAGCAGGCCAGGCTTGGCCGAAGGCGGAGGGGGGCCGCGAGCACGCGCAAACGCAAGGGTGTGGGAGGGCGTCGAAGGGTGGGGAGTGTGACATCGCGACTCAACaagaatgaatttgagctcactAGTGATCCAAGTGTGAGTGGCATGGCATGTGTGTGGGGAGTTGTCCC
The genomic region above belongs to Panicum virgatum strain AP13 chromosome 8N, P.virgatum_v5, whole genome shotgun sequence and contains:
- the LOC120684568 gene encoding 2-(3-amino-3-carboxypropyl)histidine synthase subunit 2-like, whose amino-acid sequence is MEADVGSRYEIPRTAEFLRARAYTRVALQLPDEMLKDAAAVSRALRRELASSGGGGVRVFVMADTAYNSCCVDEVGASHIDAQCVVHYGHACMSPISNLPAFFVLGKAPLDVDACASSILECSRKGSKHILVLYGLEYAYALDDLRRTFEELHKSNSCNSEVKYADILCSVMSPSSNNADENNYPQSSGNSCHVDLSIKSDVSTFLNNRCSMECSSSTHKYSLGGVTWNISPQEKMEDYIIFWIGHDNSAFANIVLTFNKCEIVRYDAIRNQLSTDVSHLMKVLRRRYYLVEKAKDANIIGILVGTLGVAGYLHIIEQLKEMIRAAGKKSYTLVMGRPNSAKLANFPECEVFVYVSCAQTALLDSKYFLAPVITPFEAVLALSRGREWTGEYLLDFKDLITSEKQEVTSATEARFSFITGAYVEDNCTQESMEQSETSLTLAEVTEKALSIQNQNNNAVLYQGRAMSSIDYLKARSYRGLTGDYEGPAPDSILVGRTGRAAGYNDEKTQSAQ